Proteins encoded in a region of the Haloarcula litorea genome:
- a CDS encoding LUD domain-containing protein: protein MTNAESSFAASLADLGVTVTRTDTADVRNRIADIVTEPAVGVALDETFDDPAYSLADTPVTVDPTPAALRAATTGVTGAQLGVGDYGSLSLSMTDRASELVSLFVEEHVAVLRAADVVGDMETAIESLAEDIERTRGSTIVATGPSATADMGALVKGAHGPEDVHVVLVEEGA from the coding sequence ATGACAAACGCAGAATCGTCGTTCGCGGCGTCGCTCGCGGACCTCGGGGTCACCGTCACGCGGACCGACACCGCGGACGTCCGGAACCGTATCGCTGACATCGTCACCGAACCGGCCGTCGGCGTCGCCCTTGACGAGACGTTCGACGACCCGGCGTACTCGCTGGCCGACACGCCCGTCACCGTCGATCCGACCCCGGCGGCCCTCCGGGCGGCGACCACGGGCGTGACGGGGGCACAGTTGGGCGTCGGGGACTACGGCTCGCTGTCGCTGTCGATGACCGACCGGGCCAGCGAACTGGTCAGCCTGTTCGTCGAGGAGCACGTCGCGGTCCTCCGTGCCGCGGACGTCGTCGGCGATATGGAGACGGCCATCGAGTCCCTCGCGGAGGACATCGAGCGCACGCGGGGGAGCACGATCGTCGCGACCGGGCCGAGCGCCACCGCCGATATGGGCGCGCTGGTCAAGGGTGCACACGGCCCCGAGGACGTCCACGTCGTCCTCGTCGAGGAGGGGGCCTGA
- a CDS encoding ABC transporter substrate-binding protein, producing the protein MTSDSSASGLDRRRYLTGLGTALAAGFAGCGGNGGDGGDGGGGDGGDGGGGDGGGGGGSGPQDLDFWLFGGIPAEREYVSNHYTNYGANNVSYQHKAWGQKYQIVASAAANDSLPDVMAGQNLLIPDFVSAGAIEPLDQEGFQDRLETLNEPFVDANIQAQMYEGLGDYDEARQWGMPGGYADLGPFIDIRSDYLEQTSFDRPPRSWPELIQMGEEMQEIDGVSAAITAPGLDFGLTAGYFIGFVYANGGRYFDPESLEATIDQPGFVDAVRLYQQIAEAGLFPDSVAELNHIEAGRLLREGESGIFITYSHANAVYQTTGAPQPWLDGEGHTVTRAPLPDQPSGNFQPNDLLLQNAQGHTLGTGTASQAEKEAAFDYIGWWNQPAQLEPWTYKTDVGIRGRVPTLQSAFDEPADLMQSQFGDLLELYENDNLFTRTSRFPSFSGLSAVQSEINTTILQPVMLGNKTAEEACSEANSRVQSIIDENLG; encoded by the coding sequence ATGACAAGCGATAGTTCAGCGAGCGGACTGGATAGGCGTCGGTACCTGACTGGCCTGGGAACCGCACTCGCGGCCGGCTTCGCCGGCTGCGGTGGCAACGGCGGTGACGGCGGTGACGGTGGCGGCGGCGACGGCGGTGACGGCGGCGGCGGTGACGGTGGCGGCGGCGGCGGGTCCGGCCCCCAGGACCTCGACTTCTGGTTGTTCGGCGGCATCCCGGCCGAGCGGGAGTACGTCAGCAACCACTACACGAACTACGGTGCCAACAACGTCAGCTACCAGCACAAGGCGTGGGGACAGAAGTACCAGATCGTCGCCTCCGCCGCGGCCAACGACAGCCTGCCCGACGTGATGGCGGGGCAGAACCTGCTGATCCCGGACTTCGTCTCCGCCGGCGCGATCGAACCGCTCGACCAAGAGGGGTTCCAGGACCGGCTGGAGACGCTGAACGAGCCGTTCGTCGACGCCAACATCCAGGCCCAGATGTACGAGGGACTGGGCGACTACGACGAGGCTCGGCAGTGGGGGATGCCGGGGGGCTACGCGGACCTCGGCCCGTTCATCGACATCCGCTCGGACTACCTCGAACAGACGAGTTTCGACCGGCCGCCCCGCAGCTGGCCGGAGCTCATCCAGATGGGCGAGGAGATGCAGGAGATCGACGGCGTCTCGGCCGCCATCACGGCTCCCGGTCTCGACTTCGGACTCACGGCGGGCTACTTCATCGGGTTCGTCTACGCGAACGGCGGCCGGTACTTCGACCCAGAGTCCCTGGAGGCGACGATCGACCAACCGGGCTTCGTCGACGCGGTGAGACTGTACCAACAGATCGCCGAGGCGGGCCTGTTCCCGGACTCGGTCGCCGAACTCAACCACATCGAGGCCGGCCGACTGCTGCGTGAGGGCGAGTCGGGCATCTTCATCACGTACTCGCACGCGAACGCGGTGTACCAGACGACCGGTGCGCCCCAGCCCTGGCTCGACGGCGAGGGCCACACCGTCACGCGCGCCCCGCTGCCGGACCAGCCGTCCGGGAACTTCCAGCCCAACGACCTCCTGCTGCAGAACGCGCAGGGCCACACGCTCGGGACCGGAACGGCGAGCCAGGCCGAGAAGGAGGCCGCGTTCGACTACATCGGCTGGTGGAACCAGCCCGCGCAACTGGAGCCGTGGACGTACAAGACCGACGTCGGCATCCGCGGTCGGGTGCCGACCCTCCAGAGCGCGTTCGACGAGCCAGCGGACCTCATGCAGAGCCAGTTCGGCGACCTGCTGGAGCTGTACGAGAACGATAACCTGTTCACGCGCACGTCCCGCTTCCCGTCGTTCTCCGGGCTCTCGGCGGTCCAGAGCGAGATCAACACGACGATCCTCCAGCCCGTGATGTTGGGCAACAAGACCGCCGAGGAGGCCTGTTCGGAGGCCAACTCTCGGGTCCAGTCGATCATCGACGAGAACCTCGGCTGA
- a CDS encoding carbohydrate ABC transporter permease — MIALVGTFILYPIARAIYSSFFQKSLLRPEEAQFAGLANYAEIWGSPTIHQVLWNTFVWVTVGSGVAIVAGFMMGWLMYEKLPYASVASAIILIPWVLPRVVGASIWAFMFSGSQGIINELLVTLGLTQEYIVMLGSTDVSLWPPIVGMIWRLAPLFALLTLTSFQGINDRLYEAARMDGATPWEQFRYITLPLMRYNLAIGFLLMLIYNIRNFSMIWVMTKGGPGVSSTTLPVMIYRQAFVDFNIGMASALSVLLFLVLLVFSYYYIKVYDQVQGETNGN, encoded by the coding sequence GTGATCGCACTGGTAGGGACCTTCATCCTCTACCCCATCGCGCGGGCGATCTACTCCAGCTTCTTCCAGAAGAGCCTGCTCAGACCCGAAGAGGCGCAGTTCGCCGGGCTCGCGAACTACGCGGAGATCTGGGGGAGCCCGACCATCCACCAGGTGCTCTGGAACACGTTCGTCTGGGTCACCGTCGGGAGCGGGGTCGCCATCGTCGCCGGCTTTATGATGGGCTGGCTGATGTACGAGAAACTGCCGTACGCGAGCGTCGCCAGCGCGATCATCCTCATCCCGTGGGTGTTGCCCCGGGTCGTCGGCGCGTCGATCTGGGCGTTCATGTTCAGCGGCTCGCAGGGGATCATCAACGAACTGCTCGTCACGCTGGGGCTCACCCAGGAGTACATCGTGATGCTCGGCTCCACCGACGTCTCGCTGTGGCCGCCGATCGTCGGGATGATCTGGCGGTTGGCCCCGCTGTTCGCGCTGCTCACGCTGACGTCGTTCCAGGGCATCAACGACCGCCTGTACGAGGCCGCCCGGATGGACGGCGCGACGCCGTGGGAGCAGTTCCGCTACATCACGCTGCCGCTGATGCGGTACAACCTCGCGATCGGGTTCCTGCTGATGCTCATCTACAACATCAGGAACTTCTCGATGATCTGGGTGATGACGAAGGGCGGACCGGGGGTCTCGAGCACCACGCTGCCGGTGATGATCTACCGGCAGGCGTTCGTCGACTTCAACATCGGGATGGCGTCGGCCCTCTCAGTGCTCCTGTTCCTCGTCCTGCTGGTGTTCTCGTACTACTACATCAAGGTCTACGATCAGGTTCAGGGTGAGACGAATGGCAACTGA
- a CDS encoding carbohydrate ABC transporter permease, whose product MATESTDELEEFRTNTSWLYDTTPGAYVRHAFTAASTALVAVFVLGPLYWMVVTAFKTKAEIQRIPPTIVPQDWSIQAFVAVIESSLQAGGYDGFVERTFGVSVSSAIDIDVFGLIVSSLKVSVGAALLAVLFGTMAAYVLSRHDFRGKSVLMSLLLASLMFPGTAIMVPEWELINTLGLFDTHLGLILVYGAMTSPFVVWLMKGHFDDFPGSILDAARMDQCSPFEMFRYVLVPMSVNSIIASFIFAFLLAWNELVFALTLLSNTKYTVPPGLLTFVQGFNTQWNVVAAASIIASIPVLLGLAYIQRYFVQGLTGGAIKG is encoded by the coding sequence ATGGCAACTGAATCGACGGACGAACTCGAGGAGTTCCGCACGAACACGTCGTGGCTGTACGACACGACGCCGGGCGCGTACGTGCGCCACGCCTTCACAGCCGCGTCGACGGCACTCGTGGCGGTCTTCGTGCTCGGACCGCTGTACTGGATGGTCGTCACCGCGTTCAAGACGAAGGCGGAGATCCAACGGATCCCGCCGACCATCGTCCCGCAGGACTGGTCGATACAGGCGTTCGTCGCCGTCATCGAGTCGTCGCTCCAGGCCGGCGGCTACGACGGCTTCGTCGAGCGGACGTTCGGGGTGTCCGTCTCCTCGGCCATCGACATCGACGTGTTCGGGCTCATCGTCAGCAGCCTGAAGGTGTCGGTCGGCGCGGCGCTGCTGGCGGTGTTGTTCGGGACGATGGCGGCGTACGTGCTCTCGCGGCACGACTTCCGTGGGAAGAGCGTGCTGATGAGCCTCCTGCTGGCGTCGCTGATGTTCCCCGGGACGGCGATCATGGTCCCGGAGTGGGAACTCATCAACACGCTCGGGCTGTTCGACACCCACCTGGGACTGATACTGGTCTACGGCGCGATGACCTCGCCGTTCGTCGTCTGGCTGATGAAGGGTCACTTCGACGACTTCCCGGGGTCGATCCTCGACGCGGCACGGATGGACCAGTGCAGCCCCTTCGAGATGTTCCGGTACGTCCTGGTGCCGATGTCGGTCAACTCGATCATCGCGTCGTTCATCTTCGCGTTCCTGCTGGCGTGGAACGAACTCGTGTTCGCGCTGACGCTGCTCTCGAACACGAAGTACACCGTCCCCCCGGGGCTGTTGACCTTCGTCCAGGGGTTCAACACCCAGTGGAACGTCGTGGCGGCGGCCTCGATCATCGCCTCGATCCCGGTGCTGCTGGGACTGGCGTACATCCAGCGGTACTTCGTCCAGGGACTGACCGGCGGCGCGATCAAGGGCTGA
- a CDS encoding ABC transporter ATP-binding protein, with translation MTRLELDSVTKVFGDPDQDGVVAVDDLSIDVPDGDFLVLLGPSGCGKTTTLRMIGGLENPTDGEVKFDGTVVNDIKARNRDVAMVFQDFALYPHMTVGENLGFGLRREDNDMSDEQIETRVTEVAEMLEIEELVNNKPAQLSGGQKQRVALGRAIIREPRLFLFDEPLANLDASLRKTMRTEIDELQSEVGITSAYVTHNQEEALTIADRIAILDEGQLQQLGTPDEVFNEPANLFVAQFVGSPDMNLFDGTVSERDDAYRIEMDAVDFEIPKRLVDAEIETDDVLVGFRPQDLYQGANRPRDGPDIEADVRVVEPVGTEAIVHGSSFLGDVTAKVGDFHGIGSGDQLTVSIAPEHVYLFDATTEELLKGRLVTEREEGAVSTDGVEA, from the coding sequence ATGACACGCCTCGAACTAGACAGTGTCACGAAAGTCTTCGGCGACCCCGACCAGGACGGCGTCGTCGCGGTCGACGACCTGAGCATCGACGTCCCGGACGGGGACTTCCTCGTGTTGCTCGGTCCGTCGGGGTGCGGGAAGACGACCACCCTCCGGATGATCGGCGGGCTGGAGAACCCCACCGACGGCGAGGTCAAGTTCGACGGGACCGTCGTCAACGACATCAAGGCCCGCAACCGCGACGTGGCGATGGTGTTCCAGGACTTCGCGCTGTACCCGCACATGACCGTCGGCGAGAACCTCGGCTTCGGGCTCCGGCGCGAGGACAACGATATGAGCGACGAGCAGATCGAGACGCGGGTCACCGAGGTCGCGGAGATGCTCGAGATCGAGGAGCTGGTGAACAACAAGCCCGCCCAGCTCTCGGGCGGGCAGAAACAGCGGGTGGCGCTGGGGCGGGCCATCATCCGCGAACCGCGGCTGTTCCTGTTCGACGAGCCGCTGGCGAACCTGGACGCGTCGCTGCGGAAGACGATGCGGACGGAGATCGACGAGCTCCAGTCCGAGGTCGGCATCACCTCGGCGTACGTCACCCACAATCAGGAGGAGGCCCTGACCATCGCCGACCGGATCGCGATCCTGGACGAGGGCCAGCTCCAGCAGCTCGGCACGCCGGACGAGGTGTTCAACGAGCCCGCGAACCTCTTCGTCGCGCAGTTCGTCGGCAGCCCCGACATGAACCTCTTCGACGGGACGGTGAGCGAACGCGACGACGCGTACCGGATCGAGATGGACGCCGTCGACTTCGAGATCCCCAAGCGGCTCGTCGACGCCGAGATCGAGACCGACGACGTGCTGGTGGGCTTCCGGCCACAGGACCTCTACCAGGGGGCGAATCGCCCGCGCGACGGCCCCGACATCGAGGCGGACGTCCGCGTCGTCGAGCCGGTCGGGACCGAGGCCATCGTCCACGGGTCGTCGTTCCTCGGCGACGTGACGGCGAAGGTCGGCGACTTCCACGGCATCGGCTCCGGCGACCAGCTGACGGTCTCGATCGCCCCCGAACACGTGTACCTCTTCGACGCGACGACGGAGGAGCTCCTGAAGGGGCGGCTCGTCACCGAGCGCGAGGAGGGCGCGGTGTCGACCGACGGCGTCGAAGCCTGA
- a CDS encoding zinc-dependent alcohol dehydrogenase, which translates to MKAIVQTGPRSVETQERDRPAVATDEVLVRVHTAGLCGSDAHAYKYDGGYEWIPIPRIMGHEYSGEVVTAGSAVDGFTEGDKVIEEPIHDCGHCFQCKNGQPNVCQNFSITGMHRDGAYAEYVTVNPEHLHTVPSDVPLRHAAITEPTSIATRAVLEQSTTTPGDNVLVEGPGPIGVLVAAVADSLGANVVVSGLEQDARYRLPLLDDLGIETLNVQTDDLTARTEELTDGIGFDVVFDSTGHHTGVGTAVEHVRKGGQVVVVGIPNEASEVTLTSAVRGEVDINTSYGSTWTNFEQALRLMERGEIAVDEILDTSFSTDDPAEAFDAFLDSETCKPVFEFSG; encoded by the coding sequence ATGAAAGCAATAGTCCAGACGGGCCCCCGCTCCGTGGAGACACAGGAGCGTGACCGGCCCGCAGTCGCGACCGACGAAGTGCTCGTGCGGGTCCACACGGCTGGCCTGTGTGGCAGCGACGCGCACGCCTACAAGTACGACGGTGGATACGAGTGGATCCCGATTCCCCGGATCATGGGCCACGAGTACTCCGGGGAAGTGGTCACGGCCGGCTCCGCCGTCGACGGGTTCACCGAGGGCGACAAGGTCATCGAGGAGCCGATCCACGACTGCGGCCACTGCTTCCAGTGCAAGAACGGCCAGCCGAACGTCTGTCAGAACTTCTCCATCACCGGGATGCACCGGGACGGTGCCTACGCGGAGTACGTGACGGTCAACCCCGAACACCTCCACACCGTCCCCTCGGACGTCCCGCTCCGGCACGCGGCGATCACCGAGCCGACCAGCATCGCCACGCGGGCGGTGCTGGAGCAGTCGACCACGACGCCCGGCGACAACGTCCTCGTCGAGGGACCGGGACCGATCGGCGTACTGGTCGCCGCGGTCGCCGACTCGCTGGGGGCCAACGTCGTGGTATCGGGCCTCGAACAGGACGCCCGGTACCGGCTCCCGCTGCTGGACGACCTCGGCATCGAGACGCTGAACGTCCAGACGGACGACCTGACGGCCCGAACGGAGGAGCTCACCGACGGCATCGGGTTCGACGTGGTGTTCGACTCGACCGGCCACCACACCGGCGTCGGCACGGCCGTCGAACACGTCCGGAAGGGCGGGCAGGTCGTGGTCGTCGGGATCCCGAACGAGGCCAGCGAGGTGACGCTCACGTCGGCGGTCCGGGGCGAGGTCGACATCAACACGTCGTACGGCTCGACGTGGACGAACTTCGAGCAGGCGCTGCGACTGATGGAGCGCGGCGAGATCGCGGTCGACGAGATCCTGGACACCTCCTTCAGCACCGACGACCCCGCCGAGGCGTTCGACGCCTTCCTCGACTCGGAGACCTGCAAGCCGGTGTTCGAGTTCTCCGGGTGA
- the rhcD gene encoding L-rhamnonate dehydratase (part of the rhamnose catabolism pathway), which yields MEITDISATKISNDSWGEFIEFPLVTIMSKYDEYRNVDGENPQARRKWMGPVGDVVVEVETDAGITGVGVGNWGTGAIATVVEETLSKIVVGEDPMRREHLWEQMYRATLPFGRKGVAVMAISAVDQALWDIAGKDADKPVYELLGGPTTEEIPAYASNLHPVDLEKLEREAVQYAEAGFDAMKLRFLHGPEAGRQGMEKNEEIVETVRDAVGHEIEIAGDAYMGWSVKYAKKMTQRLAKYDIAWVEEPVIADDVQGYAEVREAAPMPISGGEHEFTRWGHERLLEEEAVDILQPDVGRVGGITEMKKVADMAEVHDVPVIPHAGTNPTLHAIAGHTNMPMAEYFPTPEWFQERREERESTYADAVFQNPPSPENGSIPLPDDPGVSTALNREAVEHFAVE from the coding sequence ATGGAGATCACAGACATCTCAGCGACCAAGATCAGCAACGACTCGTGGGGCGAGTTCATCGAGTTCCCCCTCGTCACGATTATGTCGAAGTACGACGAGTACCGCAACGTCGACGGCGAGAACCCGCAGGCCCGCCGGAAGTGGATGGGGCCGGTCGGCGACGTCGTCGTCGAAGTCGAGACCGACGCCGGCATCACCGGCGTCGGCGTCGGTAACTGGGGCACCGGGGCCATCGCCACCGTCGTCGAGGAGACCCTCTCGAAGATCGTCGTCGGCGAGGACCCGATGCGACGCGAGCACCTCTGGGAGCAGATGTACCGCGCGACGCTCCCGTTCGGACGGAAAGGCGTCGCCGTCATGGCGATCAGCGCCGTCGATCAGGCGCTGTGGGACATCGCCGGCAAGGACGCCGACAAGCCGGTGTACGAGCTGCTGGGCGGCCCCACCACCGAGGAGATCCCCGCGTACGCGTCGAACCTCCACCCCGTCGACTTAGAGAAGCTCGAACGCGAGGCCGTCCAGTACGCCGAGGCGGGCTTCGACGCGATGAAACTCCGCTTCCTCCACGGCCCCGAGGCCGGGCGGCAGGGGATGGAGAAAAACGAGGAGATCGTCGAGACGGTGCGAGACGCCGTCGGCCACGAGATCGAGATCGCGGGCGACGCCTACATGGGCTGGTCGGTGAAGTACGCGAAGAAGATGACCCAGCGGCTCGCGAAGTACGACATAGCCTGGGTCGAGGAGCCGGTCATCGCCGACGACGTGCAGGGCTACGCGGAGGTGCGCGAGGCCGCGCCGATGCCCATCTCCGGGGGCGAACACGAGTTCACCCGCTGGGGCCACGAGCGCCTCCTCGAGGAGGAGGCCGTCGACATCCTCCAGCCGGACGTCGGCCGCGTCGGCGGCATCACGGAGATGAAGAAGGTCGCCGACATGGCCGAGGTCCACGACGTGCCCGTGATCCCCCACGCCGGGACGAACCCGACGTTGCACGCCATCGCGGGCCACACGAACATGCCGATGGCGGAGTACTTCCCGACGCCCGAGTGGTTCCAGGAGCGACGGGAAGAACGGGAGTCGACCTACGCCGACGCCGTCTTCCAGAACCCGCCCTCGCCCGAGAACGGGTCGATCCCGCTGCCCGACGACCCCGGCGTCAGCACGGCGTTGAACCGCGAGGCGGTCGAACACTTCGCCGTGGAGTGA
- a CDS encoding LLM class flavin-dependent oxidoreductase produces the protein MSEIKFEYNVPVFAGAPDAGSDEPVHRDTPEYEALDWATTRRGIELAEELGFDAAWAPDHLMLGRDRAEYECWTLLSAMAGFTEEMNIGSLVLCNDYRNPALVAKMAATLDVISEGRLELGLGAGWHEPEYDAYGWEYRDGFERLMRLDESIRLMKRMWDAGGEGASFDGDHYRIDDAACAPTPVQDPHPEILVGGQGEEVTLKLVAKLADVWNTDVFNGDVETLEHKIGVIEDHCETVGRDPDDIEYSWDGHVICTRDEEKFDRLVDLMTPIQFEAEYQDQAPIRTEEDAREYFVMGTPEECAAAIEDRIDAGVTKFQCWFVDFPDTGGMELFADEVMPEFR, from the coding sequence ATGTCCGAGATCAAATTCGAGTACAACGTCCCGGTGTTCGCCGGCGCGCCCGACGCCGGCAGCGACGAACCGGTCCACCGGGACACACCCGAGTACGAGGCGTTGGACTGGGCGACGACCCGCCGGGGGATCGAACTGGCCGAGGAACTCGGATTCGACGCCGCGTGGGCTCCCGACCACCTGATGCTCGGCCGGGACCGCGCCGAGTACGAGTGCTGGACGCTGCTGTCCGCGATGGCCGGATTCACCGAGGAGATGAACATCGGCTCGCTGGTGCTCTGTAACGACTACCGGAACCCGGCGCTGGTCGCGAAGATGGCGGCGACGCTCGACGTGATCTCCGAGGGGCGGCTCGAACTCGGGCTGGGCGCGGGCTGGCACGAACCGGAGTACGACGCCTACGGCTGGGAGTACCGCGACGGCTTCGAGCGGCTGATGCGGCTCGACGAGTCGATCCGGCTGATGAAGCGGATGTGGGACGCCGGCGGCGAGGGGGCGAGTTTCGACGGCGACCACTACCGGATCGACGACGCGGCCTGTGCCCCGACGCCAGTGCAGGACCCACACCCCGAGATTCTCGTCGGCGGGCAAGGCGAGGAGGTGACGCTCAAGCTCGTCGCGAAGCTGGCCGACGTCTGGAACACCGACGTGTTCAACGGCGACGTCGAGACGCTGGAACACAAGATCGGCGTCATCGAGGACCACTGCGAGACGGTCGGCCGCGACCCCGACGACATCGAGTACTCGTGGGACGGCCACGTCATCTGCACCCGCGACGAGGAGAAGTTCGACCGCCTCGTGGACCTGATGACGCCGATCCAGTTCGAGGCGGAGTACCAGGACCAGGCCCCCATCCGGACCGAGGAGGACGCCCGCGAGTACTTCGTGATGGGGACGCCCGAGGAGTGTGCCGCGGCCATCGAGGACCGGATCGACGCCGGCGTCACGAAGTTCCAGTGCTGGTTCGTGGACTTCCCGGACACCGGCGGGATGGAGCTGTTCGCCGACGAGGTGATGCCGGAGTTCCGCTGA
- a CDS encoding ABC transporter substrate-binding protein, which translates to MTDTTGQRRTDPRITVLHHFVGEDRSAMEALLDVVRPAVPGARIAERSDAQVRLRAKVDILSGDPPNVFETWPGQNLRPYLDADIVSDITDLWERAGYTDVYFDHAKETVRYDGRYRAIPTNVQRQNNLFYDVELLERAGVDPARLDTPESLRDALEAVEEATDAAGLLLPQKRPWPALDLWDMLVLSHGDAATYEAIFRGSEPARHRDIVDAALDSLAALRAHSPDDALYDGWQAGLGRFAEGDAAFFAMGDWAGGVLKNRDGYEYGSDWGCVPFPGTADTYQVVMDAFLMPSTASETDVTERVLREIGSAEAIAQFTGARGAVPPRSDVPTDRYSPFFRDQLRAYQTATTRVNATRGLGVPPAQRVEILTAIAGFLDAGDTDRATDPIVETLAGGN; encoded by the coding sequence ATGACAGATACGACAGGACAGCGGCGGACCGATCCGCGGATCACAGTCTTGCACCACTTCGTCGGCGAGGACAGGAGCGCGATGGAGGCGCTGTTGGACGTCGTCCGACCCGCTGTCCCCGGCGCGCGGATCGCCGAACGGTCCGACGCCCAGGTGCGTCTTCGAGCGAAAGTCGACATCCTCAGCGGCGACCCGCCGAACGTGTTCGAGACCTGGCCCGGACAGAACCTCCGGCCGTACCTCGACGCCGACATCGTGAGCGACATCACCGATCTCTGGGAGCGCGCCGGGTACACCGACGTCTACTTCGACCACGCGAAGGAGACGGTCCGGTACGACGGCCGGTATCGCGCGATCCCGACGAACGTTCAGCGACAGAACAACCTCTTCTACGACGTCGAGTTACTGGAGCGGGCCGGCGTTGATCCGGCCCGACTCGACACCCCGGAGTCGCTGCGCGACGCACTCGAAGCGGTCGAGGAGGCGACCGACGCGGCGGGACTGCTGCTCCCGCAGAAACGGCCGTGGCCGGCGCTGGATCTGTGGGATATGCTCGTTTTGAGCCACGGCGACGCCGCCACGTACGAGGCGATCTTCCGCGGGTCCGAGCCGGCGCGACACCGCGACATCGTCGACGCCGCACTCGATTCCCTCGCGGCGCTCCGGGCTCACTCTCCCGACGACGCGCTGTACGACGGCTGGCAGGCCGGACTCGGGCGGTTCGCGGAGGGGGACGCTGCCTTCTTCGCGATGGGCGACTGGGCCGGGGGCGTCCTCAAGAACAGGGACGGATACGAGTACGGCTCCGACTGGGGATGCGTTCCGTTCCCGGGGACGGCAGACACGTATCAGGTCGTGATGGACGCGTTTCTGATGCCGTCGACGGCCAGCGAGACGGACGTGACGGAGCGCGTGTTACGCGAGATCGGCTCGGCCGAGGCGATCGCCCAGTTCACCGGAGCGCGCGGCGCAGTCCCCCCTCGGTCCGACGTCCCGACCGATCGGTACTCGCCGTTCTTTCGGGATCAACTGCGCGCGTATCAGACCGCGACGACACGGGTCAACGCGACCCGCGGGCTCGGCGTCCCGCCGGCCCAGCGCGTCGAGATACTGACTGCCATCGCGGGGTTTCTCGACGCCGGCGACACCGACCGTGCCACCGACCCGATCGTCGAGACGCTCGCCGGCGGGAACTGA
- the rhcF gene encoding 2,4-diketo-3-deoxy-L-rhamnonate hydrolase (part of the rhamnose catabolism pathway) produces the protein MQFVRYTAGGSPQWGVRRDDGIVPLDGLREEVAYEQFTSPGFLRTVEDAVDAASDRAVQESAVKLLAPVPRPGKVICVGLNYHDHAEEQDEEIPERPLLFGKAGTAVTNPGDPIVHPAEIEEVDYEVELGVVIGRTAKDVSRANARDYVAGYTAINDVSARDAQFADEQFFRGKSYDTFAPMGPTLVPDDRLDPASLDVACRVNGETKQSSNTAEFIFGVDELIEYISGITTLRPGDVISTGTPGGVGIFRDPPELLEPGDTVDVEIEGIGTLTNPVTGASE, from the coding sequence ATGCAGTTCGTCAGATACACCGCCGGCGGATCTCCCCAGTGGGGCGTCCGCCGCGACGACGGAATCGTACCCCTGGACGGCCTCCGCGAGGAGGTCGCGTACGAGCAGTTCACCTCTCCCGGTTTCCTCCGCACAGTCGAGGACGCCGTCGACGCCGCCAGCGACCGAGCGGTCCAGGAGTCCGCGGTGAAGCTCCTCGCACCGGTCCCGCGTCCCGGGAAGGTGATCTGTGTCGGCCTGAACTACCACGACCACGCCGAGGAACAGGACGAGGAGATCCCCGAACGACCGCTGCTGTTCGGCAAGGCCGGAACCGCCGTCACGAACCCCGGCGACCCCATCGTCCATCCCGCCGAGATCGAGGAGGTCGACTACGAGGTCGAACTCGGCGTCGTGATCGGCCGGACCGCGAAGGACGTGAGCCGGGCGAACGCCCGGGACTACGTCGCGGGTTACACCGCGATCAACGACGTGAGCGCCCGCGACGCCCAGTTCGCGGACGAGCAGTTCTTCCGCGGCAAGAGCTACGACACGTTCGCGCCGATGGGGCCGACCCTGGTCCCCGACGACCGGCTCGACCCGGCGAGTCTCGACGTCGCCTGTCGCGTCAACGGCGAGACGAAACAGTCGTCGAACACGGCGGAGTTCATCTTCGGCGTCGACGAGCTGATCGAGTACATCAGCGGGATCACGACGCTGCGGCCAGGGGACGTCATCTCCACGGGGACCCCCGGCGGCGTCGGCATCTTCCGCGACCCGCCGGAACTGCTCGAACCTGGCGACACGGTCGACGTCGAGATCGAGGGGATCGGGACGCTCACCAACCCGGTGACGGGAGCGTCGGAGTAG